A region of Patescibacteria group bacterium DNA encodes the following proteins:
- a CDS encoding response regulator produces MSRILVVDDDQVIRELLRECLSAEGHEVCEAASAEEALKLIASGIKFDVMVTDMEMPGQSGAELIGGLRQRGFRQRMVVVSGQSWLDVVPGADDVIAKPFHLERLIDAVRRSD; encoded by the coding sequence ATGTCCAGGATACTCGTGGTTGATGACGATCAGGTGATCAGGGAACTGCTCCGCGAATGCCTGTCGGCCGAAGGGCACGAGGTTTGCGAGGCCGCGAGCGCCGAAGAAGCGCTTAAGCTCATTGCTTCCGGCATCAAGTTCGACGTCATGGTCACGGACATGGAGATGCCTGGCCAGAGCGGCGCCGAGCTCATCGGCGGCCTGCGCCAGCGCGGCTTCCGCCAGCGGATGGTCGTCGTTTCCGGCCAGTCTTGGCTGGATGTGGTGCCAGGCGCCGATGATGTCATCGCCAAGCCGTTCCATCTGGAGCGGCTGATCGACGCCGTCAGACGTTCGGACTGA